A window of Brachybacterium fresconis contains these coding sequences:
- a CDS encoding inorganic diphosphatase, whose amino-acid sequence MEFDVTIEIPRGNRNKYEVDHHNGRIRLDRMLFTATRYPDDYGFIEGTLGEDGDPLDCLVLLEEPTFPGCLIRCRALGMFRMRDEAGGDDKIIAVPVGDRRQVRRQELTDVSEFHRLEIQHFFEVYKDLEPGKSVEGAHWEGRSDAEAEINESYRRAVGTEHANDFTQDA is encoded by the coding sequence GTGGAATTCGACGTGACCATCGAGATCCCTCGCGGGAACCGGAACAAGTACGAGGTGGACCACCACAACGGGCGCATCAGGCTCGATCGGATGCTGTTCACCGCCACGCGCTACCCGGACGACTACGGGTTCATCGAGGGCACCCTCGGTGAGGACGGCGACCCGCTGGACTGTCTGGTCCTGCTCGAGGAGCCGACGTTCCCGGGGTGCCTGATCCGCTGCCGGGCGCTCGGCATGTTCCGCATGCGCGACGAGGCCGGCGGCGACGACAAGATCATCGCGGTGCCGGTCGGGGACCGCCGCCAGGTGCGTCGCCAGGAGCTCACCGACGTCTCCGAGTTCCATCGCCTGGAGATCCAGCACTTCTTCGAGGTCTACAAGGATCTCGAGCCGGGCAAGAGCGTCGAGGGTGCCCACTGGGAAGGCCGCAGCGACGCCGAGGCGGAGATCAACGAGTCCTATCGCCGCGCCGTCGGCACCGAGCACGCCAACGACTTCACCCAGGACGCCTGA
- the ftsH gene encoding ATP-dependent zinc metalloprotease FtsH — MADSSTKNKNKSKKRRPLAGVAIWILVALLLGMALFSLFGRDGYQQIDTEQGLELLDGGTVEQAKIIDGNQQRVDLVLSEDFVDGDENKGTQVRFSYVDARGDAIVQAVTDAAPEKGYTDEIATSSWWSTLLLSFLPLLIFIGLFWFLIMNAQGGGGKAMQFGKSKAKLFNKEAPKVTFADVAGAEEAVEELDEIKQFLVEPGRYQAVGAKIPKGVLLYGPPGTGKTLLARAVAGEANVPFYSISGSDFVEMFVGVGASRVRDLFSTAKENAPAIIFVDEIDAVGRHRGAGMGGGHDEREQTLNQMLVEMDGFEENQNVILIAATNRVDILDPALLRPGRFDRQIGVEAPDLKGRLHILGVHAKGKPLAHDVDLEAVAKRTIGMSGADLANVLNEAALLTARSGNQIIDDRALDEAVDRVSMGPQRYSKVMTERERQMTAYHEGGHALVAAAMNNSAPVTKVTILPRGRAGGYTMVVPTQDRNYQSRNELLDRLAYAMGGYAVEESIFHDVTTGPSSDLQNATKIARTMVMQLGMSEAVGQVALSGEQDEVFVGMQQGQAPRFSAETASIIDQEVRELLDTALDEAWSVIVENRHVLDRLVQELLEKETLNEHELGAIFSDVTKRPPREVWVSSEDRPSLAAPQAGSTTTATGTEEHDAGEPLQPNPPELPHPGGDRPEIPGAPHGDGPEGPGPYGPYGPGYGRTDTSRGDEGYGEGSGREPGTGNDEGTGR, encoded by the coding sequence ATGGCGGACTCCTCCACCAAGAACAAGAACAAGTCCAAGAAGCGTCGCCCGCTCGCCGGGGTCGCGATCTGGATCCTGGTCGCCCTCCTGCTGGGCATGGCCCTCTTCTCCCTGTTCGGGCGCGACGGCTACCAGCAGATCGACACCGAACAGGGTCTCGAGCTGCTCGACGGCGGCACCGTCGAGCAGGCCAAGATCATCGACGGCAACCAGCAGCGGGTGGACCTGGTCCTCAGCGAGGACTTCGTCGACGGCGACGAGAACAAGGGCACCCAGGTGCGGTTCTCCTACGTCGACGCCCGCGGCGACGCCATCGTGCAGGCAGTCACCGACGCCGCCCCCGAGAAGGGCTACACCGACGAGATCGCCACCAGCTCCTGGTGGTCGACGCTGCTGCTGTCGTTCCTGCCGCTGCTGATCTTCATCGGCCTGTTCTGGTTCCTGATCATGAACGCCCAGGGCGGCGGCGGCAAGGCCATGCAGTTCGGCAAATCCAAGGCCAAGCTGTTCAACAAGGAGGCCCCCAAGGTCACCTTCGCCGACGTCGCCGGCGCCGAGGAGGCGGTCGAGGAGCTCGACGAGATCAAGCAGTTCCTCGTCGAACCCGGTCGGTACCAGGCCGTCGGCGCCAAGATCCCCAAGGGCGTGCTGCTGTACGGCCCGCCGGGCACCGGCAAGACGCTGCTGGCCCGCGCCGTCGCCGGCGAGGCCAACGTGCCCTTCTACTCGATCTCCGGCTCGGACTTCGTGGAGATGTTCGTCGGCGTGGGCGCCTCCCGCGTGCGCGACCTGTTCTCCACCGCGAAGGAGAACGCCCCGGCGATCATCTTCGTCGACGAGATCGACGCCGTCGGCCGCCACCGCGGTGCCGGCATGGGCGGTGGCCACGACGAGCGCGAGCAGACGCTGAACCAGATGCTGGTGGAGATGGACGGGTTCGAGGAGAACCAGAACGTCATCCTCATCGCCGCCACCAACCGTGTGGACATCCTGGACCCTGCGCTGCTGCGCCCGGGCCGCTTCGACCGCCAGATCGGGGTCGAGGCCCCGGATCTCAAGGGCCGCCTGCACATCCTCGGCGTCCACGCCAAGGGCAAGCCGCTGGCGCACGACGTCGATCTCGAGGCCGTCGCCAAGCGCACCATCGGGATGTCCGGCGCGGACCTCGCCAACGTGCTCAACGAGGCGGCGCTGCTGACCGCCCGCAGCGGCAACCAGATCATCGACGACCGTGCCCTGGACGAGGCCGTGGACCGCGTGTCCATGGGCCCGCAGCGCTATTCGAAGGTGATGACCGAGCGCGAGCGCCAGATGACGGCGTACCACGAGGGCGGCCACGCCCTGGTCGCCGCGGCCATGAACAACTCCGCGCCCGTCACCAAGGTGACGATCCTGCCGCGCGGCCGCGCGGGCGGCTACACGATGGTGGTGCCCACGCAGGATCGCAACTACCAGTCGCGCAACGAGCTGCTGGACCGTCTCGCCTACGCGATGGGCGGGTACGCCGTGGAGGAGTCGATCTTCCACGACGTCACCACCGGACCCAGCTCCGACCTGCAGAACGCCACCAAGATCGCGCGCACCATGGTCATGCAGCTGGGCATGAGCGAGGCCGTCGGCCAGGTCGCGCTCTCCGGCGAGCAGGACGAGGTGTTCGTCGGCATGCAGCAGGGGCAGGCCCCCCGCTTCAGCGCGGAGACCGCGAGCATCATCGACCAGGAGGTCCGGGAGCTGCTGGACACCGCTCTGGACGAGGCCTGGTCCGTGATCGTCGAGAACCGTCACGTGCTCGACCGTCTGGTTCAGGAGCTGCTGGAGAAGGAGACGCTGAACGAGCACGAGCTCGGGGCGATCTTCTCCGACGTCACCAAGCGGCCGCCGCGCGAGGTCTGGGTCTCCAGCGAGGACCGCCCCTCGCTGGCGGCGCCGCAGGCCGGCTCGACCACCACGGCCACCGGCACCGAGGAGCACGATGCGGGCGAGCCCCTGCAGCCCAACCCGCCGGAGCTCCCGCACCCCGGCGGCGACCGGCCGGAGATCCCGGGCGCTCCCCACGGCGACGGCCCCGAGGGGCCCGGCCCCTACGGTCCCTACGGACCGGGATACGGTCGCACGGACACCTCCCGCGGCGACGAGGGATACGGCGAGGGGTCCGGGCGCGAGCCCGGCACCGGGAACGACGAGGGAACAGGACGCTGA
- the folE gene encoding GTP cyclohydrolase I FolE — MAVDHARVEAAVREILAGIGEDPDRDGLLETPARVARMYSEVFEGLDQDPHQPLSTTFDIDHQELVLVRDIGFHSMCEHHLLPFVGVAHVGYIPDGGAVTGLSKLARLVNVYARRPQVQERLTSQIADALMVELGAGGAIVVIEAEHMCMSMRGVRAEGARTVTSAVRGMLRENSSTRAEAMSLINRG; from the coding sequence ATGGCCGTCGACCACGCCCGCGTCGAGGCAGCGGTCCGGGAGATCCTCGCCGGCATCGGCGAGGATCCGGACCGGGACGGTCTGCTGGAGACGCCCGCGCGGGTCGCCCGCATGTACTCCGAGGTCTTCGAGGGGTTGGACCAGGACCCGCACCAGCCCCTGTCGACCACCTTCGACATCGACCACCAGGAGCTGGTGCTGGTCCGCGACATCGGCTTCCACTCGATGTGCGAGCACCACCTGCTGCCGTTCGTCGGCGTCGCCCACGTGGGATACATCCCCGACGGCGGCGCGGTGACCGGACTGAGCAAGCTCGCCCGCCTGGTGAACGTCTACGCGCGCCGTCCGCAGGTCCAGGAGCGCCTGACCTCCCAGATCGCCGACGCGCTGATGGTCGAGCTCGGGGCGGGCGGCGCCATCGTCGTGATCGAGGCCGAGCACATGTGCATGTCGATGCGCGGCGTGCGCGCCGAGGGCGCCCGCACCGTCACCAGCGCGGTGCGGGGCATGCTGCGCGAGAACTCGAGCACCCGGGCCGAGGCCATGAGCCTCATCAACAGGGGCTGA
- the tilS gene encoding tRNA lysidine(34) synthetase TilS encodes MAGPPPVVARARTAVRVAVTARLEELADHTAAGQLAPRLLVGLSGGADSLALLATTAWIGSRMGLETEAAIVDHGLQEGSDQVAERARSQAERLGVAAHVLRVSVETTAAGGLENAARRARHDALDHLLADRDGLALLMAHTLDDQAEQVLMGLARGAGPRALAGIPRSRGPLLRPFLGSGRDETTALRRADTEEICRLHDLEWWQDPMNADTTMLRARVRHQALPLLREMLGEQLDENLARTADLLRPDVDHLDGEARDLLDALRRDGGEAREEGDLLLLDVHALAAAPAPLRTRVLRDGSRSAESAARAAGAPGAAKSLLRRQVLALDALVVTWHGQAPVPVPGRIEVARRDGLLVWRRTDT; translated from the coding sequence ATGGCCGGGCCCCCTCCCGTCGTCGCGCGCGCCCGCACCGCCGTGCGCGTCGCCGTCACCGCCCGGCTCGAGGAGCTGGCCGATCACACCGCCGCCGGTCAGCTCGCCCCGCGCCTGCTGGTCGGTCTCAGCGGCGGCGCCGATTCCCTCGCCCTGCTCGCGACGACCGCCTGGATCGGGTCCCGGATGGGCCTGGAGACCGAGGCGGCGATCGTCGACCACGGCCTCCAGGAGGGCTCGGACCAGGTCGCCGAGCGCGCCCGCAGCCAGGCCGAACGGCTGGGGGTGGCCGCGCACGTGCTGCGGGTGAGCGTCGAGACCACCGCCGCCGGAGGACTCGAGAACGCCGCCCGCCGCGCACGCCACGACGCCCTGGACCACCTGCTCGCCGACCGCGACGGACTCGCCCTGCTCATGGCCCATACCCTCGACGACCAGGCGGAACAGGTGCTCATGGGTCTGGCTCGGGGCGCGGGTCCCCGCGCCCTGGCCGGCATCCCCCGCTCCCGCGGCCCCCTGCTGCGACCCTTCCTGGGCAGCGGACGTGACGAGACCACGGCGCTGCGCCGCGCCGACACCGAGGAGATCTGCCGCCTGCACGATCTGGAGTGGTGGCAGGACCCGATGAACGCGGACACGACGATGCTGCGCGCCCGGGTGCGGCACCAGGCGCTGCCGCTGCTGCGGGAGATGCTCGGCGAACAGCTCGACGAGAACCTCGCGCGCACCGCCGACCTGCTCCGACCCGACGTCGACCACCTCGACGGCGAGGCCCGCGATCTGCTCGACGCCCTGCGCCGGGACGGGGGCGAGGCCCGCGAGGAGGGAGATCTGCTCCTGCTCGACGTGCACGCGCTCGCGGCCGCTCCCGCGCCGCTGCGCACCCGCGTCCTGCGCGATGGCTCACGTTCCGCCGAGAGCGCAGCGCGGGCCGCCGGCGCCCCCGGCGCGGCGAAGTCCCTGCTGCGCAGACAGGTGCTCGCCCTCGACGCCCTGGTCGTCACATGGCACGGTCAGGCACCTGTACCCGTTCCGGGTAGGATCGAAGTCGCTCGTCGCGACGGCCTGCTGGTGTGGCGCCGCACAGATACGTGA
- the hpt gene encoding hypoxanthine phosphoribosyltransferase, which translates to MPQTHPHPDVERVLLDEQQIRDRLAELGERITADYADEPPILVGVLKGAVMVMADLARQVDLKVEMDWMAVSSYGSGTKSSGVVRILKDLSADITDRNVLIVEDIIDSGLTLKWLLSNLRSRGPRNVEIATLLRKPDAARVEIDVKYVGFEIPNEFVIGYGLDYAENYRNLPYVGVLERSIYED; encoded by the coding sequence GTGCCCCAGACGCACCCCCACCCTGATGTCGAACGGGTCCTGCTGGACGAACAGCAGATCCGTGATCGGCTCGCCGAGCTCGGAGAGAGGATCACCGCGGACTACGCGGACGAACCGCCGATCCTCGTGGGCGTGCTCAAGGGTGCCGTGATGGTGATGGCGGACCTCGCCCGCCAGGTCGACCTGAAGGTCGAGATGGACTGGATGGCCGTCTCCTCCTACGGCTCGGGCACCAAGTCCTCCGGCGTCGTGCGGATCCTCAAGGACCTCTCCGCCGACATCACCGATCGCAACGTGCTCATCGTCGAGGACATCATCGACTCCGGCCTCACCCTGAAGTGGCTGCTGTCCAACCTCCGCTCGCGCGGACCCCGCAACGTCGAGATCGCCACCCTGCTCCGCAAGCCGGACGCCGCACGGGTCGAGATCGACGTCAAGTACGTCGGCTTCGAGATCCCGAACGAGTTCGTCATCGGCTACGGACTCGACTACGCGGAGAACTACCGGAACCTTCCCTACGTGGGCGTCCTCGAGCGCTCCATCTACGAGGACTGA
- a CDS encoding D-alanyl-D-alanine carboxypeptidase/D-alanyl-D-alanine-endopeptidase, producing MARRTSERIWRTTAMVLCAAVPASFYLLGDLTDAFPGVLTLESSSEAPGAGPGAQAEDWERVDAPAPGPAVAPSTDPELADDLEGRMSAQAALPVVEGNLAFSVVDADTGAVLASRDAETARTPASTLKLLTAAAVLRLYTGDEVLITRATVQDGLITLQGGGDMTLSTQQLEDLAAQAADLAKEQGTTSVSLALDDSFLVGGSNPAWGDNGPAGGWVTPTASLAVEEGWLDGEQYGPKSTDPAGDAAELFARLLDDQGLTVQGEVTAGQAPAEAPSVEVHSEPLEQIVRHTLLISDNTTAELLAHLVADARGEETTPRGAAAAVEGEIRDLAAELGLDPQMLEGLDIRDGSGLSRDDRVPPALLAAVLGEVASGDAPVLQQILFDIPIAGLSGTLVDRFDETDTRDARGLVRGKTGYLGGSATLAGVVVLSDGRTAGYSIVVHGFDGVDAVAARAAVDEVAAEMVEAS from the coding sequence ATGGCGAGACGGACATCCGAGCGGATCTGGCGCACCACGGCGATGGTGCTGTGCGCCGCCGTGCCCGCCAGCTTCTACCTCCTCGGAGACCTCACCGACGCCTTCCCGGGCGTGCTCACCCTGGAATCCTCCTCCGAGGCGCCCGGCGCCGGGCCGGGAGCGCAGGCGGAGGACTGGGAGCGGGTCGACGCCCCCGCCCCGGGCCCGGCGGTCGCCCCGTCGACGGATCCTGAACTGGCCGACGACCTGGAAGGACGCATGTCGGCCCAGGCCGCCCTGCCGGTGGTGGAGGGGAACCTCGCCTTCAGCGTGGTCGACGCCGACACCGGCGCGGTGCTCGCTTCTCGGGATGCCGAGACCGCCCGCACACCGGCCTCCACCCTCAAGCTCCTGACCGCCGCCGCCGTGCTGCGGCTCTACACCGGGGACGAGGTGCTCATCACCCGGGCCACCGTCCAGGACGGGCTCATCACCCTGCAGGGCGGCGGTGACATGACTCTCAGCACCCAGCAGCTGGAGGACCTCGCGGCCCAGGCCGCGGATCTCGCGAAGGAGCAGGGCACCACCAGCGTCTCGCTGGCCCTGGACGACTCCTTCCTCGTGGGCGGCTCGAACCCGGCCTGGGGCGACAACGGCCCGGCCGGCGGCTGGGTGACGCCGACGGCCTCGCTCGCCGTCGAGGAAGGATGGCTCGACGGCGAGCAGTACGGCCCCAAGTCCACCGACCCCGCCGGCGACGCCGCGGAGCTGTTCGCCCGGCTGCTGGACGACCAGGGCCTGACCGTCCAGGGCGAGGTCACCGCCGGTCAGGCCCCGGCCGAGGCACCGAGCGTCGAGGTGCACTCCGAGCCGCTGGAGCAGATCGTGCGCCACACCCTGCTGATCTCCGATAACACCACCGCCGAGCTGCTCGCCCACCTGGTGGCCGACGCCCGGGGCGAGGAGACCACGCCCCGGGGAGCGGCCGCCGCGGTCGAGGGGGAGATCCGCGACCTCGCCGCCGAGCTGGGCCTGGACCCGCAGATGCTCGAGGGCCTCGACATCCGCGACGGCTCCGGCCTCTCCCGGGACGACCGGGTCCCGCCCGCGCTGCTGGCCGCCGTGCTCGGCGAGGTCGCCTCCGGGGACGCTCCGGTGCTGCAGCAGATCCTCTTCGACATCCCGATCGCCGGGCTGTCCGGCACCCTGGTCGACCGCTTCGACGAGACCGACACCCGGGACGCACGCGGCCTGGTGCGCGGCAAGACGGGCTATCTCGGCGGCTCCGCCACCCTGGCCGGCGTCGTCGTCCTGTCGGACGGGCGCACGGCCGGCTACTCCATCGTGGTGCACGGCTTCGACGGGGTCGATGCCGTCGCCGCCCGCGCCGCGGTCGACGAGGTCGCCGCCGAGATGGTGGAGGCGTCCTGA
- a CDS encoding DUF4032 domain-containing protein encodes MAPLEITASRADPALLDLPWDQPLEDWPEDILAALPRGISRHVVRFVRVSGRVLALKEINHDLARREYEMLRLLGRIGVPSVAPFAVVSGRTTPSGEPLDAMLITRHLQFSLPYRAVFSQVSREDTAQRLLDALAVLLVHLHLEGFYWGDVSLSNTLFRRDAGAFAAYIVDVETGSLYETLTEGQRRYDLDLARTNIIGELMDLQAGEMFDPEADPIAVGDDLIERYESLWAALTERELFSADERWRVSERIEKLNRLGFDVGELEITTDLDGTTLSIRPKVVDAGHHARRLMRLTGIDAQENQARRLLNDLDQFRASTEQQAEDEEFVAHEWLQNQYEPVVRAIPRSMRSKLEPPEFYHEVLEHKWFLSEQAGTDASLDDTVRHYILNVLIHRPDEKSLVTTETSALPITES; translated from the coding sequence ATGGCACCTCTGGAGATCACCGCGTCACGGGCCGATCCGGCGCTGCTGGACCTGCCGTGGGACCAGCCGCTCGAGGATTGGCCCGAGGACATCCTCGCCGCTCTCCCCCGCGGCATCTCCCGCCATGTGGTGCGCTTCGTGCGCGTCTCCGGGCGCGTCCTCGCGCTGAAGGAGATCAACCATGATCTCGCCCGGCGCGAGTACGAGATGCTGCGCCTGCTGGGGCGCATCGGCGTGCCCTCGGTGGCGCCCTTCGCCGTGGTCTCCGGCCGCACCACGCCGAGCGGGGAACCGCTGGACGCGATGCTCATCACCCGTCATCTGCAGTTCTCCCTGCCCTACCGGGCGGTGTTCAGCCAGGTCTCGCGCGAGGACACCGCGCAACGGCTGCTCGATGCCCTGGCCGTGCTGCTGGTCCACCTCCATCTCGAGGGCTTCTACTGGGGCGACGTCTCGCTGTCGAACACGCTGTTCCGCCGGGATGCCGGCGCATTCGCCGCCTACATCGTCGACGTCGAGACCGGCAGCCTGTACGAGACGCTCACGGAGGGCCAGCGCCGGTACGATCTCGACCTCGCCCGCACCAACATCATCGGCGAGCTGATGGATCTGCAGGCCGGGGAGATGTTCGACCCGGAGGCCGATCCGATCGCGGTCGGCGACGACCTGATCGAGCGGTACGAGAGCCTGTGGGCCGCTCTGACCGAGCGCGAGCTGTTCTCGGCCGACGAGCGCTGGCGCGTCTCCGAGCGCATCGAGAAGCTCAACCGCCTGGGCTTCGACGTGGGAGAGCTCGAGATCACCACCGACCTCGACGGCACCACGCTCTCGATCCGCCCGAAGGTGGTCGACGCCGGCCACCACGCCCGTCGGCTGATGCGCCTGACGGGGATCGACGCCCAGGAGAACCAGGCCCGTCGGCTGCTCAACGACCTCGACCAGTTCCGTGCCTCCACGGAGCAGCAGGCCGAGGACGAGGAGTTCGTCGCCCATGAGTGGCTGCAGAACCAGTACGAGCCTGTGGTCCGCGCGATCCCGAGGTCGATGCGCTCCAAGCTCGAGCCGCCGGAGTTCTATCACGAGGTGCTCGAACACAAGTGGTTCCTGTCCGAGCAGGCCGGGACCGACGCCAGCCTCGATGACACCGTGCGGCACTACATCCTGAACGTCCTCATCCACCGCCCGGATGAGAAGTCCCTGGTCACGACCGAGACGTCGGCGTTGCCGATCACTGAGAGCTGA
- a CDS encoding ABC transporter ATP-binding protein, which yields MATVTFDNASRVYPGQERPAVDNLNIEIGDSEFLVLVGPSGCGKSTSLRMLAGLEEIDAGRILIGDRDVTDVPPKDRDIAMVFQNYALYPHMTVADNMGFALKIAGNPKAEIRKRVEDAAEILDLTEYLDRKPKALSGGQRQRVAMGRAIVRSPQVFLMDEPLSNLDAKLRVATRTQIASLQRRLGVTTVYVTHDQTEAMTMGDRVAVLDRGVLQQIDTPRRMYDHPNNVFVAGFIGSPAMNLFDTKLTEQGVEFGGAVLPVDRATLSGTDQNSVTVGVRPEDLELVSDEQGIAVEIDLVEELGADAFVYGRRAGSDETGKPFIARVDARRPPAKGETVYFRPAEGHVHLFDAKNGLRLGD from the coding sequence ATGGCAACTGTCACGTTCGACAACGCCTCGCGCGTCTACCCGGGCCAGGAGCGCCCGGCCGTCGACAACCTCAACATCGAGATCGGCGACAGCGAGTTCCTCGTCCTCGTCGGCCCCTCCGGTTGCGGCAAGTCGACGTCGCTGCGCATGCTCGCCGGCCTCGAGGAGATCGACGCCGGCCGCATCCTCATCGGCGATCGTGACGTCACCGACGTCCCGCCGAAGGACCGTGACATCGCGATGGTGTTCCAGAACTACGCGCTGTACCCGCACATGACGGTGGCCGACAACATGGGCTTCGCCCTGAAGATCGCCGGCAACCCGAAGGCCGAGATCCGCAAGCGCGTCGAGGACGCCGCCGAGATCCTCGACCTGACCGAGTACCTCGACCGCAAGCCGAAGGCGCTCTCCGGTGGTCAGCGTCAGCGTGTCGCCATGGGCCGTGCGATCGTCCGCTCGCCCCAGGTGTTCCTCATGGATGAGCCGCTGTCGAACCTCGACGCCAAGCTCCGCGTGGCCACCCGTACCCAGATCGCGTCCCTGCAGCGCCGTCTGGGCGTCACCACCGTCTACGTGACCCACGACCAGACGGAGGCCATGACGATGGGAGACCGCGTGGCGGTGCTCGACCGCGGCGTGCTCCAGCAGATCGACACCCCGCGTCGGATGTACGACCACCCGAACAACGTGTTCGTGGCCGGATTCATCGGCTCCCCGGCGATGAACCTGTTCGACACGAAGCTCACCGAGCAGGGCGTGGAGTTCGGCGGCGCCGTGCTGCCCGTGGACCGCGCCACCCTCTCCGGCACCGACCAGAACTCGGTCACGGTCGGCGTGCGTCCCGAGGACCTCGAGCTCGTCAGCGATGAGCAGGGCATCGCCGTGGAGATCGACCTCGTCGAGGAGCTCGGCGCCGACGCCTTCGTCTACGGCCGTCGTGCCGGCTCGGACGAGACGGGCAAGCCCTTCATCGCGCGAGTCGACGCCCGTCGTCCCCCGGCCAAGGGCGAGACGGTCTACTTCCGCCCCGCGGAGGGCCATGTGCACCTCTTCGATGCGAAGAACGGACTGCGGCTGGGCGACTGA
- a CDS encoding peptide deformylase, giving the protein MDTPELTRKILDRREKPTDPLRIVQAGHPALRRRAVTARAKLGPALLLELVEAMTITMRAAPGVGLAAPQIGLPVSLYVVEDRVAGEPGEDEEDDLLERRSLPLRALLDPEVELLGGERVYAWEGCLSVSGWQSIVPRARRVRLRTSELLADGTLREVDEEHVGWTARILQHETDHLAGTLCHDLMVPRSFIDAGYGVHYADLSEAVRRLGLRGEVAGLGPGEVIAR; this is encoded by the coding sequence GTGGACACCCCTGAGCTGACCCGGAAGATCCTCGACCGCCGCGAGAAGCCGACCGACCCGCTGCGGATCGTGCAGGCCGGCCACCCCGCGCTGCGCCGTCGCGCCGTCACCGCCCGGGCGAAGCTCGGGCCCGCGCTGCTGCTCGAGCTGGTCGAGGCGATGACGATCACGATGCGGGCCGCCCCGGGCGTGGGCCTCGCCGCTCCGCAGATCGGGCTGCCCGTGTCCTTGTACGTGGTCGAGGACCGCGTCGCGGGCGAGCCCGGCGAGGACGAGGAGGATGATCTGCTCGAGCGTCGGAGCCTTCCGCTGCGCGCCCTGCTCGATCCGGAGGTCGAGCTGCTGGGCGGCGAGCGCGTCTATGCCTGGGAGGGCTGCCTGTCCGTCAGCGGCTGGCAGTCGATCGTCCCCCGCGCCCGACGGGTGCGGCTGCGGACGAGCGAGCTGCTGGCCGACGGGACCCTGCGGGAGGTCGACGAGGAGCACGTGGGGTGGACCGCGCGCATCCTCCAGCACGAGACCGACCACCTGGCCGGGACGCTGTGCCATGACCTGATGGTGCCGCGCTCCTTCATCGACGCCGGGTACGGCGTCCACTACGCCGACCTCTCCGAGGCCGTGCGCCGCCTCGGACTGCGCGGCGAGGTCGCGGGGCTCGGGCCCGGCGAGGTCATCGCCCGGTGA
- a CDS encoding IS110 family transposase produces MTSLTDIAEIVIGVDTHVDTHTAAIVETATGGVLAEITVPTTPAGYQELVEVAEEHSPLRVWAIEGTGGHGAGLTHLLERGDEVVFELDRPQRAKRRNGAKSDPLDAVRAAREAMARPHRGTPRTGPQRQALSVLLAARRSAVDASTTAQRQLFSLAIAAPERLRAKLRDRKLPEMVEIASRFRIHTSWDAETATTARVLRDLARRAQVLQAESNEHEKQIRAIVRSWRADLLAEKGVGPIVAATVLCAWSHPGRVRDEAAFAMLAGVAPLPANSGKTTTRYRLNRYGDRQLNRALHTIVLSRQRYDQRTKDYTARRTCEGKTPREIKRCLKRYIVRDLYRLLENPPLPA; encoded by the coding sequence ATGACCAGTCTGACCGATATCGCAGAGATCGTCATCGGGGTCGACACCCACGTCGATACCCACACCGCCGCCATCGTCGAGACCGCCACCGGTGGAGTACTCGCCGAGATCACGGTGCCCACCACCCCGGCCGGCTACCAGGAACTGGTAGAAGTGGCCGAGGAACACTCACCCCTGCGGGTGTGGGCCATCGAGGGCACCGGCGGCCACGGCGCCGGCCTGACCCACCTGCTGGAGCGTGGGGACGAGGTCGTATTCGAGCTCGACCGCCCCCAGCGGGCCAAGCGCCGCAATGGCGCGAAGTCCGATCCGCTGGACGCGGTGCGCGCCGCCCGTGAAGCGATGGCACGCCCGCATCGCGGGACCCCGCGCACCGGTCCGCAGCGGCAGGCTCTGTCGGTGCTACTGGCAGCTCGCCGCTCCGCGGTCGACGCGTCGACCACTGCACAGCGGCAGCTGTTCAGCCTCGCCATCGCCGCTCCCGAGCGCCTGCGTGCCAAGCTGCGCGACCGGAAGCTGCCCGAGATGGTCGAGATCGCTTCCCGGTTCCGCATCCATACCTCGTGGGATGCGGAGACCGCCACCACCGCCAGGGTGCTGCGCGATCTGGCCCGCCGCGCCCAGGTGCTGCAGGCCGAGTCCAACGAGCACGAGAAGCAGATCCGGGCGATCGTGCGGTCCTGGCGTGCCGATCTGCTCGCTGAGAAGGGCGTCGGGCCGATCGTCGCGGCGACGGTGCTTTGCGCGTGGTCCCACCCTGGTCGCGTGCGTGACGAGGCCGCGTTCGCGATGCTCGCCGGCGTCGCCCCGTTGCCGGCCAACAGCGGCAAGACCACCACCAGATACCGGCTGAACCGGTACGGCGATCGGCAGCTCAACCGCGCCCTGCACACGATCGTGCTCTCACGCCAGCGCTACGACCAGCGCACTAAGGACTACACCGCCCGCCGCACTTGCGAAGGAAAGACCCCGCGAGAGATCAAACGTTGCCTGAAGCGATACATCGTCCGAGACCTCTACCGACTCCTCGAGAACCCACCGCTACCCGCTTGA